The sequence below is a genomic window from Alosa alosa isolate M-15738 ecotype Scorff River chromosome 5, AALO_Geno_1.1, whole genome shotgun sequence.
TGAGACATCAAGAGTGAGTGCCGCACGAGGAGCCGTAATGTAAAACACAGCCGACTGCACCTATGGGAGAGTCCATTATTCACCCATGCCCGTGGGGCCAGGCAGGACTTGGCTGAAATGTTGTTCCGACCACTCGAGATGCATCAGCTTTTaggttaggttttttttttgtgtttgtttattttgtccccGACCTCAGAGCCTTATTACATGATATAGCTATATACATAAATCCACCTGTGTCATCCCATGCTTTATTTCTGCTGATCTTCAAATATGGTCATCGTTGACTTTTTCTTCCCTGTTCAAAATTGCCAGCCCATCCTTCTTTGGGCATTTGCACAGGATTTTTACTTCCTCTCTCAGCAAACTGTCTTTGTTCATTTTGTATTGAACAGGCTCAATTCAATTTTAAATTATGCAAAACCAAATttgagggaaagaaaaagaaaaaactacaaattaagtgtttttttttttaaaacaaaaaaggaaCCCTTTTCTACAATTTTCTAAATGGGACTTGTGAGACCACCAAAGATAGAATAACAAAAGTCCAGAGGTTCCCAGGTGGAACTCCCAGTGATGTGGCACTTACATAGTCTTTGTATAGAAAGCTTTTTAACAGTCATGCAAGGGCACAGTCTCATTTGTTACAAGGCGAAGGGAATGAGCTTGAGAGAGctgaaagatagacagagatagcgagagagcgagagaaaaaaagagagagggggagagagaggaggcaccATACTTTTTAAAGTACAAAAGCATCACGTTGATTGTAGCACAACTACAGCTATTCCCCAAAGCTATGTCGACTGTGGATTTGCTTTTGCGACTATGCAAAACCCGAAGTGTCAACGCTAAAAGCTGTTGGCTGTAGCcctgtcttgttttgttttgtacctCTGTGGAGGCCCAGTGTGCCGGTGTTGAGATGGCGAGGACCGGTGCCTGAGGTTATCCCAGTGTGATGCCGCCCTGCCTGAGCTGTGGCCCCGCTCCACACACGGCCTCCGGCCAGACTCATGTGGTTCCCAAAAAATATGGCAGTGCCATCTTGTATAGTCCCAGCACTATGTGTGGCACGACACTTCCTGTGATCGCATTTTACTCGTCAGTACCAAAATACGCTTTAAAAGGGTATGTGCAGGGATGGGATCAGGGGAGTGGTTTGGGCTTAAGTACTAAACCAGCCCAGGAATGGAGCCTTGACAAAAACTGCagaattttttttgtttttttttcttcaaaaaagTGCATAGAGGGCATGTTACATGCACCCTGTAACTGAGCATCAGACCACTGCATACATCACATGTGATAAGATCTCTGAGCTCTAACCTCTCCCTGATCAGAAGTTTGGCCTCAGTtgacagggagagacagaggaagaaaaaaaaaaacgctttaGGAGACTTTCTGTAAAATGAAATATTACCAGAACAGTAGCTctatcaaataataataataataataataataataataataataataataataatgagagCAAAACCGTTGCACAATCACAATACAGTACCTTTTTTCAAACTGAAATGCAGGACAGAAGAGCCTGACCAGGATTTGTATAATAGTCCAAATTCCCACTGATATGAAACACTCGTCAGCTCGGCTTCAGTCACACGCCGTGTCCCTACACTTCCAGTCCACCACCAGGGCACTCGTCTCCCGACATGAGTGGTAAGCATGCGACAgacaggagaaaaagaaaggagcaGGGAGGAGGAAACGCTAGACTAGAAAGGAAGCAGAGAGGTTCAAAgatgaaggggggtggggttgctaagagtgaggaggagaaagggaatGGGATCTTTCTTATGCTGTTCCTGAGACATGGACAGACAGGAGGTTGGTTGAGGACAGGCCTTTGCCACAGACGTTTAAaacaaaaaggaaataaaatgaACCAAAACGATAAACGGCACACAGTGGAGACGTTGCTGGCAGAGAGCAGCCACAGCCAGTCAGGCTCGTCACATCTGcaacgagagggagggagaggcagggAAGGTTGAGGACAGGCTTTTGCCACAGACGTTAGGTAAAGTTGTATTATAGGAAATTGCTGTAAAGTGATTTCTGACACTGATTAGTTGAGACCCTGGTTGGTGGTTACCTACGGGTGACTTTAGGGCCTGAAGCCGGGCTGGAACCGAGCCGTCTCCTTGAAGATCAAGTCCTTCAGTGTCTCTTTGGGCAAGTCATCCAGTTCCATCTCAAACTTGAAAGGGGCTTCAGCAACAGGCTACAGGGGAACAAAAGCAGAGAGGACACCAGTTTAACCACCTGAGCATTTGATTAAAAGCACATCCAGTTGGGGTCTTCACATGTTGTCTCGCTTCTATGATATGAATCTAAGACAGTCTTTTGCTTTCAGCAGGTTGTGCTGCAGCATGCATTCCAGTGGTCAGGTCACTGTGCAGACATTTCACACACAGCGGAGAACCGAGGAGCGCATGCATGAGGCTATGGTATGCGCTAGGCATCAGAGGGCTTCTCAAATACCTTGACCTCCATGGTTTGCTTTCTACACGCCACCACCCTCATGAGCACTAAACCCTGCCGATAAACAACCTTCTCTGGATGGGAAAGGATCAACAGCACCCATCACAAGTTACTTACTCTAATACATTTAACCTCATCATGCCATTCACAGCTACTATATCTAATAGTACATAAAGCTAATGTTATGAATTCATTTGGTTGACTTGTCCACACTTGACAATGCCAAGTCTAACTAACAGAAGGGGTGGAGGAGACTGGGTGTCTGCAGCTCACCTCATCTGTGGGGTCGTAATACTGCTCCAGGTAAGGATGAGCCAAAGCCTCCTCCACCTCAATACGCTTGTGAGGGTTGAACGTCAGCATCTTATCCAACAGGTCCAAGGCTGCATGAAACACAAGGATTTGATTAAATCACTCTCCCTCTGTAATTTAGCACAGTACAGCAGTGGAGGTACTATATGATATCTGTAGCTTAGTTAGCTTTCATTGTCTAGTGCTAGTAGCTTTGGGATATCAGATCAGATGAGGGGCAAACAGGAAGTAAGGCAGGAACAACCTCTGACCTTTGGGATCAGCATTGGGGAAGAGGCGGTTCCAGGGCACCTTGCAGCGCAGGGGGAGGGACAGCAGGTAGTTCCTGGCCTTGATGTTGATGATACAGTTGAGGTCCTCCTGAGTCGGAGACCCTAAGATTCCTGAGGCGAGACGAGACAGAAAGCACAGCTTAAGGACTCGTTCCACACCCTCCCGGTCATCTGCTTTAACGACCCCACATCTGCACATCGGCTGTACTTCCCCATATTtacttataaaataaaaaaggctGTGGGCTCATGCTAAACATGGACTTTGTAAgctaacagacacacagacctttGGCAGTCTATGATTAGCACCGAAACCAGCCATTCAACACACCCAACAGAGAGAGGCTTTCAAGTGCAATGCAAACAGTGTGTTTCCTTATGATAACGAGGCGGAGAGGCCGAGATGGGAGTGTGGTGATGGCGGCCTCCTATGGGATAATGATAAAGGGGGATCTAAATAAGGAAATGACCTGCTATATCATTAGGGAAACATCTGCTACTCAGCACAGGGGAGGGCTACTGCGGACCATGAGGAGCACAGGGGAGGGCTACTGCGGACCATGGGGAGCACAGGGGAGGGCTACTGCGGACCATGGGGAGCACAGGGGAGGGCTACTGTGGACCATGGGGAGCACACGCAGCAgtgaacccccccccaccaatgCAAGAGGGGTAGAGGGGATCCGATTCCTGTTCACAGCACTAGTGACAATTCAAACATCATAAAAGTAACATATGGCACAACATCTTTGTATGTTGCATGAGAAACAGGGGATGTGTCAACgtaaggagagaagaaaaaaggatACATTTTGATAGTTGTAATACTATCAGTATTGCAGTCTCATATCAAATtgtaaacagctttttttcctTTAAATTACATTTAGATTGTCGTCActcagcagatgcttttatccaaagcgagtTGAAAGCAAAGGAAAGCAAATGTGAGGAAAAAGCTACAACAAGGAAAGGACAGCAGCCATGAATAGCCAAGAACAAGTCAATGCCAGATTAAAGACAGAGCATTATTGATATTAATGTGCAAACTTCTATGAAATCACGTTGATGAACTGTCCATTATATGGCAATACAAGTAAGTTGTACTAATCTGTCTTAACAGCCTCAACAGTGATTCAGAAACTGATGTTGAAAGAACTTGCGATGGTGACATGTCACAACTATACAATACATGAATGCCTTAAAAGGTGGCAGTACTTCTAATGGGTTAAACTGGTGCAGGTTCAGTAGCCTGTGTGATTTTACAAATAtggtcttgtttgtgtgttaaggCTTCAAACACATCATGTTGGGAAACTATTAAAATGAGGAGGATGTCATTTGTTTATACACTTGTAATGATTTCTTGATTGAACTGTTGTGAAACATCTCGGTTGGCCAAGGAAATGAGTCACTCGTTATTAGGAGTTGAATAGATCTACAGAATATGCCCCAACAATTTCAATCATGTCATATAATGTTCATATTAAGACTGGAATGATTTTAAGTTATTAAAACCATCCTCTGAAACCACTGCTTGAAAAGCCTGGAGATCTTTATCTGGAAGCTGTAGCAATAATAATGGCATGCACCAGGTGTACGGTATAGCTGCTACTTATAAGGCTGGCCAAAATCAgaacaaaatgtaataaaaatgGTAAAGCTCAAAATAAAATGCACTGTGCTAAATCAAAAATGATCATGCTCCCTCAGTCAGAGAAGAGGTTGTTTATGtaacattttgtaaaatgaCATCAATATCACAACCTCCAAGGatgctaaaaaaaataaagcctcCTTTGTGGCTCTGAGGGTAGGGTAAAAATAGCTCCTTTTCAAATCtgcatttgacagatttgttttgctgttttcatatTGCCTTTTCACAGCTGGTGTTTCATGCAGATTTATGAGACCCACATTGAACGGTGCTCACTGAATGAGTAGCGTCACATTCACACATGGGAAGTCAGCTGTTAGAGGACAACAAGTCTGCATCGAATTGTCTTTCACCATCGCTGACGGATGAGCACGATGCAATCTCCTCAGCTGATAAAATGGCTCCAACGGCCGATgatttgtctttctcttttggTGAACGGACGTTAACGCCTGCCTCAATCACTCATCTTCAGTAGACCAGCTTAAACCAGCCGCCGTGCTTAGAGGCGCGTGGGACAAAAAGACACAAGGGCATAAAGTGAAGGGCAACGATTTAATACCTAGGATGTGGTTGAGTTGATCCAGGTAGTGCCTCCCGGGGAAAATGGGCCTGTTGGACAACATCTCAGCCAGGATGCAACCCACGGACCAGATGTCAATGGATTTAGTGTAGCCCTGCAAAGAAcaagagtaaaaaataaaaacttggccaaaaaaaaaaaaaaaaaattacttgGCAGAGTGCTTAACCATCTCTATCTATtggctcatctttgggaaaaAAAACTTGGCAGAGCTCTTAACCTACTGGCCGGTCCTTTGTGTGAGGCCtgctatgtgtgcgtgcgtgcgtgtgtgtaattaattaattaattaattaattaattaattaataaatatatatatatatatatatatatatatatatatatatatatatatatatatatatatatatatatatattagtgtgTTAGTGAGGGAGTGGAAGaccaaatgaacacacacacaccaaaaaaagaTATCAAAAGAAAGTGGGACACCAAACAGCGTTCCATGAGTCAATGCTCACTTTCTGAAGCAAAGAGCTGACCAGACAACAAGTCTGCTCCAGCACTACGGTAGCAACTCCTCATTGATTGGTGACCATTCCAGCCCGCCTTTGGGCCTTTTATAGACACGGGAGGCTTTTCAAGAGGCCTTCACCTAAGGCCTCTTCACATCTGCTTCACATCTAAATTTGATGACATCTTTAACTATTAAAAGAACTAGCAATTCATTTGAGTAATCCAATTAACCTCAGCCTCATGGGTAATGAATAAACTAGTAAATCAATGACTGAAATCCTGCTGAACTACTGATGTGAAAGCTAAAGTCAATGGTAGCCTTAGAAGTGGTCAtcagttgaaaagcttttgtccttAGTGATGGTGGTGTGTAAGTGGGTTGTGGGGGTTGACTGATTAGCTGAGGGCCAGGCTGCTGTGGCGTTTGACCTTGTTCTCATAACTCTAGGCTGTAAATAAAAGCTGTGTAATTACTCTGTGCGTCGCCTGGGGGCATAATCAGCGCCGGCCAGTGCCATCAATCACCGCCAATCAGCCACTTTTCACCACAGAGCACGGCCCAGCGCTCCACCCAACTAGACAAGAGTGGACCAACGCATCAACGCCTGTCTAAGCGTCACAGTCAGAGTaggatgaactgtgtgtgtgtgtgtgtctgcgtgtgtctgtgtggctacATGACTGTAGGTCCGATTAATGAGTGTGGAAGGCTGAGGGGGTATGTTTTTGTTTGCCTACGTTCATTCATGCGGACTTAAGCAAGTGTCTGCATGTGAACATGCCTGTCTGagcagtcatgggtgtgtgtgtgtgtgcgtgtgcctgtgcaaCAAAGAACAGACACATGCCTGTGCAGGTTACGCACCACTCCCCCCCCCTGATACTGATACTTGGAGCTTACCTTTGAGTTGAGCATGATCTCGGGCGCTCGGTACCAGCGCGTGGCCACGTACTCCGTCAGGAAGCCGGTGTGGTCGTGGTCGGGGTCCGCCACACGGGCCAATCCAAAGTCACAGAtctgcacacacagagcaacgGACCAGCTGGCAATGAACAACCAATCAGCAACATGGCTGAACCTGCTGTTCATCTTGTACTGAGCAGGATTACCATTACAACAACATGAAATGAACATGAACtataattaatataatgaaGGCTTCTTCAGCCATTGTTCAAATAAAACTGTattttccattacatttaaatcaattgaaaaaataaatacatttcaacAGCACCAGTCATTTCAAACCAGTGTTACAACTAATGTGATAATATTACAAGATGTAAGCCTGAATAATGTCATTACTGCGATTTCCTAACTGTTAGCCATTATTAgccgcggcttatacattgattttgcaaaatttctttaGCTATGaagttaatacacaggggcagttaatatggtattaatatggttttgtttcttttaacttgcataaaacaaaCACTGTCCTgacctgcggcttatacacaattaTATGCTATTGTGCGTATAATAAATGCGGCTaacacacaggaaattactgtatgtttttagttttagtttgaCCCCCTTATCATCGGTGATTGACTAAGCACCCAAACATCAATGAAGTAGTGTCACCTTATCTTATGTATGAGAGGAAAGTCAAACCACAAACAACCCAATGAGGAAGAACGAAGGCCAGCTCAGATGCTAATCGAGCAGATGCTACCAAACCATAAACAGGTTAGCAAGAACATGTGGCCAGTACGGTTTGCACATATGATGCATACATCTCCCACGCCATGCACGTCATTGCAGTTCAGTGCCTTTCATGTTTTGCCAATGCAATTCAAAACCAGAGCTCCAAGTCTAGCCACGTCAAAATTAACCTTCTGAAAATGATGGCAAGTCCCAGTTAACTGCTGCAAGTCTTATCAGCCAGACGATTTCAAAAGCTGCAGAGCAGCTGCTTTCTCAAAGGGCATCCCTCTCTGATGATGCTTTTCACTGCATTTCCATGCAGctaacatacaaaacaaatgcacacatgcatcacAATGGAAACAGCAGAACGCCAACCTGCACATTTCTTTTGTCTTTATCATAATCATGATTACAAGAGCTCTGGCAAGCAGTCTGATCTTATCTGATCAACCACTGAAATGTAACACTTGCAATTGGTCAGACACTGGACCACATCACACATTTCGTTGCCGGGTTCCCACATTAATGGTAACAgaagaaacatttttatttttgttgttgagaataataatgcatgcatgcatccatccatccatccatccatccatccaccttgTTACAGAACTTCTCAAGCAGCTCGTGGCATTGCTGAAATGGCCTCACCTCAAGGTCAATGTGGGCTACAAAATGCGCTGATTGTAAATAGATTGTGTAAGTAAGCTGTTCTCTTGAAGCTCAAATGGCAGAGCCAGGTGGCAGGGACCCCAAGGTTAGAAGCTTGATGCTTTAGTCAGATTTCTCAGTGGGTTTAAaactcactaactcactcatCTATAACCACATGCACAAGCTCAACACAATTTATACGACGCAATTCATATAATTAAAGCATTCACAATAACAACTGTATCTGCGcttaaagagaaagaagaaacaaCCTCATCTCGAGCGCATCCTCTATGGAGGGCCAAGTCAAGATGTTGCCATCTAGTAGTGTCTGGCTTCACAAATTGAGCTTTAACGCAATTCCAAAACACGCTGAACATACAAAGCAAAGGCCATTTCCCTCCAAGGTCTTCAAATGCTTGCCTGTCCTCTGCACATGTGCTGTTCGACATGGCTCATAGAGCTTGGTCATGTAACCTTGAAGCTCTTCTGGCCAGTCCAACATATCAGCACTCCTTTGCAACCATGTGGCTGCTTACACTACAGGTCAGtctaatttttttttccccctcaaagATTTGGTATGTGGGAGCAATTCACCAGAAAACATCTAAAAGGGAAAGTGGATGAGATGGAACCACATGTTCCAAAACTAGAAACtattagacagacacacaaagcctACAGCAGCAGCTGAAGACGACAAACAGATCAATACACTCATCATCACCACCCACTGGCCAaactctccaccccccccccccactataCCTTCAGATCGCAGGTAGTGTTGAGGAGCAGGTTTGAGGGCTTGAGGTCGCGGTGGAGCACGTTGGCCGAGTGGATGTACTTGAGCCCTCGGAGGATCTGGTAGAGGAAGTAGCAGATGTGGTCGTTGCTCAGGTGCTGCGTCTTCAGCAGCTTGTACAGGTCCGTCTCCATCAGGTCCTGTACTATGTAGCTGCGCAGTCCAGCGTCAAGGAGCTCACCACTCTTTAAATAGTACCTCTTCAATAACTCATACTTCATACTATTTTAAATAGAGACATTATATTCAAATGCATGAGTACTGTGCTATCCACTGAGATGCTTTTACTTTAAGGTAGAGGAGCATgctagtatgtgtgtatgtgtgtgtgtgtgtgtgtgtgtgtgtgtgtgtgtgtgtgtgtgcgcgcgcgctgcTTAACCGTGTTAGTGCTTAGTTGAACTTGGGAGTGTCGACCAGCTCGTCAGCGAAAGGATACACATCTTTCATCTGGTCGATGCTGGGCGCTCGGATGATGTCGTTGATGCCAATGATGTTCTCGTGTTTGAAGCGCAGCAGGATCTTGATCTCGCGGAGCGTGCGCTGACAGTAGGTCTGGTGCTCAAAGGGGCTGATCTTCTTGATGGCCACGCGCA
It includes:
- the mapk1 gene encoding mitogen-activated protein kinase 1, giving the protein MATAAVSGPAGSGPNPGSGAELVRGQAFDVGPRYTNLSYIGEGAYGMVCSAFDRDGKVRVAIKKISPFEHQTYCQRTLREIKILLRFKHENIIGINDIIRAPSIDQMKDVYIVQDLMETDLYKLLKTQHLSNDHICYFLYQILRGLKYIHSANVLHRDLKPSNLLLNTTCDLKICDFGLARVADPDHDHTGFLTEYVATRWYRAPEIMLNSKGYTKSIDIWSVGCILAEMLSNRPIFPGRHYLDQLNHILGILGSPTQEDLNCIINIKARNYLLSLPLRCKVPWNRLFPNADPKALDLLDKMLTFNPHKRIEVEEALAHPYLEQYYDPTDEPVAEAPFKFEMELDDLPKETLKDLIFKETARFQPGFRP